A section of the Candidatus Delongbacteria bacterium genome encodes:
- a CDS encoding T9SS type A sorting domain-containing protein has product MRKSLLVIIAILLYSFTLIADNYQVGDQIENFSWMESDGGVPVSRTLGEITENKMLLIVWGTVNDPYMEDVSKWLDWINTNPDYSDKIHFVFASIDDDDFTSLNGNGWRTRYEYYDLSYNVSTMSELGSFKDLFGVTEYPFTAIIGVNNFYFRKYYGPNDQSDKMGGFYTRNNNLRYCYEDRIRASLDTLYPAYSGEIVEANPIQSMKINLGESTSCNLHSLFLSANQFTISIDNISAPEAISAEISDDTLNISAAQAYSVDEATITLIATSSNSSKSSEVEVKIENPSAPWLEWGNQYPQNPSWVFGPSSTYHAACDFDIGSNSSMIEKFQVRLYNTQSNVAWKIVRTEGNNAPGDDIIGTLSGSFNSVEETMVTIPVSDNSIVTGKFAFVLDVTDWNNMALDKTGNPDHTWVNAGDSWMLLKEAMPDPYSWGAWFIRVKMAGYTGIEDQIILPGSTTLSQNYPNPFNPTTRIDFFNNMSGKVELNVYNSNGEIVSTIINGMLTAGNHSVNFDASELNNGVYFYTLKTPTKTLTKKMVLVK; this is encoded by the coding sequence ATGAGAAAAAGCTTACTCGTAATAATCGCAATACTTCTGTATTCGTTTACACTAATCGCAGATAATTATCAGGTTGGTGATCAAATCGAAAATTTTAGTTGGATGGAGTCTGACGGAGGTGTTCCAGTTAGCAGAACTTTAGGAGAAATCACTGAAAACAAAATGCTTCTAATCGTATGGGGAACTGTAAATGATCCTTACATGGAAGATGTTTCAAAATGGCTGGATTGGATTAACACAAATCCTGATTATTCTGACAAAATTCATTTTGTTTTTGCTTCCATTGATGACGATGATTTTACTTCACTTAATGGTAATGGATGGCGTACAAGATATGAATATTACGATCTATCCTACAATGTTTCGACTATGAGTGAATTGGGTTCTTTTAAAGATTTATTTGGAGTAACAGAATATCCTTTTACTGCAATAATTGGAGTAAATAATTTCTACTTCAGAAAATATTATGGACCAAATGATCAATCAGATAAAATGGGCGGGTTCTATACTAGAAACAATAATTTAAGATATTGTTATGAAGATCGAATCAGAGCCTCATTAGACACTCTATATCCTGCATACAGTGGTGAAATTGTGGAAGCCAATCCAATTCAATCCATGAAAATAAATCTTGGCGAAAGTACAAGTTGTAATCTACACTCGCTTTTTTTGAGTGCAAATCAATTTACTATTTCCATTGACAATATCAGTGCCCCTGAGGCTATTTCAGCCGAGATCAGCGATGATACACTAAATATTAGTGCAGCTCAGGCATATTCTGTAGATGAAGCGACAATTACATTGATTGCTACTTCAAGTAATAGTTCAAAATCTTCTGAAGTTGAAGTAAAAATCGAAAATCCGTCAGCTCCATGGCTTGAATGGGGTAATCAATATCCTCAAAATCCATCATGGGTTTTTGGCCCTTCATCAACATATCATGCTGCATGTGATTTTGATATTGGTTCGAATAGCAGTATGATTGAAAAATTCCAGGTTCGTCTTTATAATACTCAATCCAATGTTGCTTGGAAAATAGTTAGAACAGAAGGAAATAACGCTCCTGGTGATGATATTATAGGGACTCTATCTGGATCATTCAATTCAGTTGAAGAAACAATGGTGACTATACCAGTTTCTGACAATTCAATCGTGACTGGAAAATTTGCTTTTGTTTTAGATGTTACGGATTGGAACAATATGGCTCTTGATAAAACAGGAAATCCTGATCATACTTGGGTTAATGCTGGTGATAGTTGGATGCTGCTTAAAGAAGCAATGCCAGATCCATATAGTTGGGGGGCTTGGTTTATTAGAGTTAAAATGGCTGGTTACACTGGAATTGAAGATCAGATCATTCTTCCTGGATCAACAACTTTGTCTCAGAATTATCCAAATCCTTTCAACCCAACAACTAGAATAGATTTTTTTAATAATATGAGTGGAAAAGTTGAGCTTAATGTTTATAACTCAAATGGAGAAATCGTTTCAACTATTATCAACGGCATGTTGACTGCTGGAAATCATAGTGTAAATTTTGATGCATCAGAATTAAACAATGGAGTATATTTTTATACCTTGAAAACACCTACAAAAACTTTGACTAAAAAAATGGTTTTGGTTAAATAA
- a CDS encoding DUF721 domain-containing protein, whose translation MRRKKFSNKASTIPDVKSVLNDLSDRFNLSIAVLKGKAINYYFEILDSLNPVFKEFVKISDLTEGILYVKVSNSSIRNELFMFNNYILKTVNDKMGSRFINKIVLVS comes from the coding sequence ATGCGTAGAAAAAAGTTTTCTAATAAAGCATCTACAATTCCTGATGTAAAGTCTGTTTTAAACGATCTTTCAGACCGTTTTAATCTCTCTATAGCTGTTTTAAAAGGGAAAGCTATAAATTATTATTTTGAGATTTTGGATAGTTTAAATCCTGTATTTAAAGAGTTTGTTAAAATTTCAGATTTAACTGAAGGTATACTCTATGTAAAAGTTTCAAATTCATCAATAAGAAATGAACTTTTTATGTTTAATAATTATATTTTGAAGACAGTAAACGATAAAATGGGATCAAGATTTATAAATAAAATAGTTTTGGTTTCATGA
- a CDS encoding DNA replication/repair protein RecF, with amino-acid sequence MKLKRLVLNNFRNYREFNTEFNNRIVYITGLNGQGKTNLIESISVLSLLYSFRTKNYQTLVKENEKNFYISGDFTDSRGRILDVNISFDGTNKKINFMDKKVDKMGDYYGKIPLVYLVPDQAVITTGPPLERRKYIDSFISLVSKDYLNALKNYNQTLKQRNLILSDLKQKKGSSSPYLNVYNSQLIDYGSYIYRKRIEMINILNPILKKTVISIAPDISDAKVIYKSSVLENNYVDDFKKKLERNLYLEIARGSSLIGPHKDELTFEFNSFNLRTYGSKGQHKIFLVSLKLAELEMIKSITKEYPIFLIDDLYSEIDTDKSIQIVSILDRDIQTFITTCDSSKLNHFNTESTQVIEISKGLIINA; translated from the coding sequence TTGAAGCTTAAAAGACTAGTTCTCAATAATTTCAGAAACTATAGAGAATTCAATACAGAGTTTAATAATAGAATTGTTTATATAACAGGACTTAATGGACAGGGTAAGACTAATTTGATTGAAAGTATCTCTGTCCTTTCTCTTTTATATAGTTTCAGAACTAAAAATTATCAAACTCTGGTAAAAGAAAATGAAAAAAACTTTTATATTTCTGGTGATTTTACGGATAGTAGAGGAAGAATTTTAGATGTAAATATATCTTTTGATGGAACAAATAAAAAGATAAATTTTATGGATAAGAAAGTAGATAAAATGGGGGATTACTATGGAAAAATACCTCTAGTTTATTTAGTTCCGGATCAAGCTGTTATTACAACTGGACCTCCTTTAGAGAGAAGAAAATATATTGATAGTTTTATATCACTTGTAAGTAAAGATTATTTAAATGCTCTTAAAAATTATAATCAAACTTTAAAACAAAGAAATCTTATATTATCAGACTTAAAGCAAAAAAAAGGTTCTTCTTCCCCATATCTGAACGTCTATAATTCTCAATTGATTGATTATGGTTCATATATCTATAGGAAAAGAATTGAGATGATTAATATTCTCAATCCGATTTTAAAGAAAACTGTTATAAGTATTGCTCCTGATATCTCAGATGCTAAAGTCATCTATAAGTCTTCCGTCCTGGAGAATAATTATGTTGATGATTTTAAAAAGAAACTAGAAAGAAATCTCTATTTAGAAATTGCCAGAGGTTCTTCTTTAATAGGTCCGCATAAGGATGAGTTAACATTTGAATTTAATAGTTTTAATTTAAGAACATATGGTTCTAAAGGTCAGCATAAAATATTTTTGGTTTCATTAAAACTTGCCGAACTTGAAATGATAAAATCAATAACTAAAGAATACCCTATTTTCTTGATAGACGATCTTTACAGTGAGATAGATACGGATAAATCTATTCAAATTGTCTCCATCTTAGATAGAGACATTCAAACATTTATAACTACTTGTGATAGTTCAAAACTAAATCATTTTAATACTGAATCAACACAGGTAATAGAGATTTCAAAAGGTTTAATTATCAATGCGTAG
- the dnaN gene encoding DNA polymerase III subunit beta: MKFKILRSLMNEQMGIINPILPSRSTKPIAECIMLKLEGNNLNITATDLSYTYVSNVEVEGSEDGIVIVPGKKFFSIIKGLPEGEVTLIKEENSLLIIMGRIKFEVSVSENPQDFPQVPENLEKNKMIIESLRLKKYIEKVNYASSNDELRAVLTGSLFSIKNNELTMVATDSVRLVKIVDKHINFEGDDIDVIIPSRSLDLISSTIIKNIDCEMYIGENYVEIRLEKAHIFTRLINGKYPAYQSIIPVNNDLVVSIDRSKLIASITRVSISCHPVTKIIKFVFNNDELFLSAEDSNTSSRGEEILSIDYKHDEISMGFNSSKISEILKSIDSDLINFNMSVPGRPIIIKPSESNDNYDIMALLMPVKVEPLKK; encoded by the coding sequence ATGAAATTTAAAATTCTCAGATCTCTAATGAACGAACAAATGGGTATAATAAACCCTATTCTTCCTTCTCGTTCAACAAAGCCAATAGCAGAATGTATTATGCTAAAACTTGAAGGTAATAACCTAAATATTACTGCTACAGATCTTTCCTACACTTATGTTAGTAATGTTGAAGTTGAAGGTTCTGAAGATGGTATTGTAATTGTTCCGGGTAAAAAGTTTTTCAGTATAATTAAAGGACTTCCAGAAGGAGAAGTAACTTTAATAAAAGAAGAGAATAGTCTTTTAATAATTATGGGTAGAATTAAATTTGAAGTCTCTGTTAGTGAAAACCCTCAAGATTTTCCTCAAGTACCTGAAAACCTTGAAAAAAACAAAATGATTATCGAAAGCTTAAGACTTAAAAAATATATAGAAAAAGTAAATTATGCTTCTTCTAATGATGAACTAAGAGCTGTTCTCACCGGTTCCCTTTTTAGCATAAAAAATAATGAATTGACAATGGTTGCAACTGATAGTGTAAGACTTGTTAAGATTGTTGATAAACACATAAATTTTGAGGGTGATGATATTGATGTTATTATACCTTCAAGATCTCTAGATCTTATTTCATCAACAATCATTAAAAATATTGATTGTGAAATGTATATAGGCGAAAATTATGTAGAAATACGCTTAGAAAAAGCTCATATCTTTACAAGACTTATCAATGGAAAATATCCTGCTTATCAGTCTATTATTCCCGTCAATAATGACCTTGTGGTTTCAATAGACAGATCAAAACTTATTGCTTCAATCACTAGAGTTTCAATTTCTTGTCATCCTGTTACAAAAATAATAAAATTTGTTTTCAATAATGATGAGCTTTTTTTATCAGCAGAAGACAGTAACACTTCTTCAAGAGGTGAGGAAATTTTAAGTATTGATTATAAGCATGATGAAATTTCTATGGGTTTTAACTCATCAAAGATTTCAGAGATACTAAAAAGTATTGACAGTGATTTGATAAACTTCAATATGTCTGTTCCAGGAAGACCAATTATCATAAAACCTTCAGAATCTAATGATAATTACGATATTATGGCATTATTGATGCCTGTTAAAGTAGAACCTCTAAAAAAATAG